The genome window GACAGGAGGGCTTTGTGGGCCAGCGTCTTAGCTGAGGGAATGGGCCCTTGACATAACCAGTCCCGGGGTGGGGGTGAGAAGCGCTAGAAGTGTGAGAGTCTAGGGGCGGGGCGGctgatggggacactgaggctgcCTGGGAGGCGCTGGGCCCTGGCAGCAGCCTCCTTCTTCCATCCCAGGGCCCGTTGTCCCGGTGATGGGCGCTATGGAAACAAGGGAGGTGTGTgtagggggagggcagggaggcggGGAGGGCCCCGGCGGCTCGGTTTCTGCCCTCAGGTACCGCtgtccccccgccccccaccttcCCGATCCCGGCCAGGGTGCCCAAAGAGGGCAGGGGCAGATCTCTAGGCTTCAAAGTAGAAAAAGGGAATGGCGGAAGAAGAGACCGGGAAATTGGAATGGAGCTGTCCAAGGTGCTGAACCTGGAACCCAAGCTGAGgtgggcgcccagagttccctccGTCACACGGACCatcccttcctctgcctctcctccctcgGACACGGACACGCCGTGATTTGGGGTGCGTGACCTTAATCCAAGCAAGGTCCTCCCGGAGtcttatcttttctctctctcctttcctttgggGGCTGGTGAGGGGGAGGTGATGCTGGAGACGTCTGGGAGTAGACCTCAGGGCTTCTGGCCACTTCGTGCGACCTCAGCGTCTCGGATACCCCCATGCACGTCCCCAGCAGAGCTCTGCCCAGGAGTGGGCGGCTCCCAAGGCCTCTCCACGGTTTTGTTGCACAAAGAGCCTTTCCTGTCTCCAGTCACACCTCCCAACCTTGACCCCCGCTTCCGGCGGCCCTCTCCGCGCCCCCCCTCACAGGGCGCTCCCAGTCCTGTTTCCTTTACCGCGGCTTCGGGAATTCCTAGACTCTCAACTCCATTCTGTCTCTGCGCCTACGGTCTCAGCACATACAGGCGACCAGCGCTGGTGCCGATGTGGTCTTGGCCCCAGCTCTAATCCCCAACCCCAGCCTCCGCCCCACTCACGCGTGCCGTCGAAGCGGGTGGCGATGGTGTCAAGGAAGGTGTTTTGCGGGGCCAGCAACCCCTTCATGACCGGCATGGCCTTAGGGCGCGGGTTCGAGGCGAGGCGCTGGGGGGCTTTCAGGGCGGCCAGGCCGGAGGGGGCGCGCTGCCGGCGGGGCCGGGGCGCCCCATGCGCCCGCctgtctcttcccctccctctcgGCGCGGCCGCCTCAGCCTTTCTGCTACGAACCCCGAAGCTCTCTGCTCTCGACCTGGCGCCGCCTCGGCGCaccccttcccccctccccacgGGCCAGGTTCTTTCCCCCGGGCTCGGCCTGCGCCCGCCACGTGGCCCCGCACGGGGAGGGGCAGCCGGCAACACCTTCAACTCTCTCGGCGTCCCTCCTCTGGGGGAGCGGACACGGCGCTTCGTCCCCGTGGAGAATTCGGGACACGCCCACCTGGAGTcggggccgggccggggcggGACTTAAATAACACACGCCCCTTACCGGGGTGGTCACGCCCCACACGTGGGTCCCTGGCTGCTCCTTGTGGCTCCGCCCCACGGGTTTCCCCGCGGGCAACCCACGCTGGGAATGGTGTCTGGTCCACAGTGCCGCCTGCTGGACTTGCAGCACCGCCAGCTTCCTGCACTCCAGGGTGAGACAGCGAGGGCTAAGAGGCTAGTTTTGCTGGTGGGGAATCGTAAGGAAGGCTGGGAGCTCAACTTCAAGAATGCACTCCTTAACCCACACCTGTGCCTCAGTTACCGGAGGGCACTCTGGAGAACTGCCTTTGAGCGCAGCGGGGTTGATGAAAGAACTTTGGTGTCCTCAGGGtagaatcccagttctgccacttactaattGTGTGACAGCCTCTCCGAGCCTCagctcatctacaaaatgaagcTAATAATTGTATTTCCCGCAGCTGTAAGAATTTAATAGCTAGTGCATGTGTTCGGCACACAGAAAGTGTGTTGGAGAACTGCTGTGTCTCTATTCTCCCTCTTCCAATTGTCTGGATATAACCCCCCTCTCTGCTGCCATTCAACTGCAAGAGAGGCTGGAGGCAAGTTTTGGGGGGAGAAAGATCATTTCAAGATTGACCGAGTCGAGGTTGGCAAACCTCCAAAGGCACGCTAGTGGGCTTTGAACTCTTATCCTCTCCAAGGCGGAACCAGTGCAGCGGCAAGAACCCAGCTGAGACCAGGCACAGGTCTTTCTCGTTAGAGGAAAAAATGATGGACAGTTGTTGTGATGGCTTAGCGTGGTTGTTTCCCTGAACAAAACGGCTAACACCAGTGAGAATGGGAAGATGGGTAGGGGAGAGGGCAGGCCAGTGCCCCTAACCCCCAGAGTCTAAGCCAGGCACTATCTGGGACTAGATTGCTTAAACATACCACatctttctgtgtgtctgtgttcaaatgttatatttatttttctaggactgccgtaacaaagtaccataactgggtggcttaaacaacagaaatttattgtgtCAGTTCTGGAGGATCCAGAAATCCAAGATGAAAATGatggcagggttggttccttctgtggGCTGTGAggaagaatctgttccatgcctctctcctagcttctggtgagttgctggcaatctttggtgttccttggcttgtagatgcatcaccCCACCTTTGCCTTGATATTCACATGAGTTCTCCCTGTATTTGTTTCTGTGTCCCAATTCCCctcttttttataaggacactagtcttattggattaggggcccaccCTACTTCAGCATGACcccatcttaactaattacatctgcaactacccaatttccaaataaggtcatattctgaaTTGGGGAGTTGGGTGGtggttaggtttcaacatatgaattgtggGAAGAGGGGAGGCACAATTCAACCAGTGTTCAGTTAAGTTGCAGGAAAATCTTGCCCTATCCCTGCTTAAGAACTTCTCATGACTCCTATCTACCTACACAATAAGGTGCAAATCCCGATGATTTTTTTGTGTGAGGGCCTTTAAAATCTGGGCTGCACTGATCCCCTCAAGCGCCTCACTGCTCCCCACACCCTTTATCCCACGCTGCAGCCACTCTGGACTATTTATGTTGAACCTCATATTTCCTCCAGCCTCAGCTCCCGCCCCTGCACAGCTGAACTCCTTTCCACTGTGCTGCCTTCTttgctttcccttccctcccgTGTCTCACCATAAAGATCCTGATGCAAATACAGAATGACTAGTGGAGCGTCTAGGGACGTCTCTGTCCCTCATCCTCCCCTCCAGGCATGTACTTATGCGGTTCTCTCCGCACTCCGGAGCCTTCCACGGTTCCTTGCTCTGGGAGCTCCGCATCCGTTGAGTGCTTCGAGtttaacaccaaaagcaaagacgCCCCAGGCCCGGGCTTCCAGGTCCCCGGTTCTTTGTAGTTCGCAAGACTCTCACGCCCCATGGAGAGCGGGACGCGACCACATAGGAACAGAGACTAGCCACACTGAGACTCGTCTTTATTGTCCTTTTTCTGGGGGATTGACAcgaggcaggcagaggggagagagCAGGGCCAGGACAGGGTCGAAGAAAGGGCTCAGACTCCGGACCGATCCCCAGGCGCGACAGACGAGGCGGCGGCGGAGGGACAGCTGCGCCCGGGACAGGGGCGCGGCGCTGGCTCtgcgcctgcgcggcggcccaTGGTCAGGATGCCAGCTGCGTGGTTGCCGCTGGCCTGCAGGAGGCGCTGCAGCCGGCCCTGGAGGCCTGGAGGTCCCGGTCGCCGCTTGCCGAGCGTGAGGATGCCAGCTGCGTGATTGCCCGCGCCGTGCAGCAGCTCGTAGAGGCGGCAGGAGCAGGTCTTCTGGCGGCAGCAGTCAGGCAGGGGCTGCGCGGCCGCCCCGGGCAAAAGTAGCGCCGGCGGCAtcaagagcagcagcagcagcagcgtcAGGGCGGCCCAGGAGGCCTGCGAAGGCGGGACACCGGCGTGGGCCTCCCCGCGCCCAGCCCGCTCCCAGGCCCTGCCCGGCTGGCTTAGCGCTGCTCCGGGCCTGTGCCCTTCCCCCGCAGTTCCTCACTGTTCCTGCCTGCGACAGGCGCCCTCTGAGGGGCTCTGCGCGCCCATCTGGCTCCTTCACCTGCTCATCCTCAGGACCCGACACTGCCCCGGGTCTTCCTCCAGCAAGTCCTTTGCGATTCCCCGGGCAGAATGAATTCCTCCCTCCTCTGGGTGCTCTCCGCCGctggacccca of Manis javanica isolate MJ-LG chromosome 4, MJ_LKY, whole genome shotgun sequence contains these proteins:
- the HCRT gene encoding hypocretin neuropeptide precursor, yielding MNPPSTKASWAALTLLLLLLLMPPALLLPGAAAQPLPDCCRQKTCSCRLYELLHGAGNHAAGILTLGKRRPGPPGLQGRLQRLLQASGNHAAGILTMGRRAGAEPAPRPCPGRSCPSAAASSVAPGDRSGV